The following proteins are co-located in the Equus caballus isolate H_3958 breed thoroughbred chromosome 15, TB-T2T, whole genome shotgun sequence genome:
- the SPMIP9 gene encoding protein SPMIP9, which translates to MAGVVYPRQAPVDLDIYQSSYMVNYKPYGKHKYSQVTSQEQMKLDTQLRNKEFYRPIPSPNPKLEDGYPAFKRPFMTAKDLGRPGFFPSQDLVTTAEDECRFTSICPSMYPVSHALYLAHGDPNLVHQSADFPCLLEPQRQPAAEEDKGYILLPGCSCPHHCRVKVPILNRWGPLMPFYQ; encoded by the exons ATGGCAGGTGTGGTGTACCCCAGACAG GCCCCTGTGGACTTAGACATTTACCAAAGCTCCTACATGGTCAACTATAAACCGTACGGGAAGCACAAATACTCCCAGGTCACATCGCAAGAG CAAATGAAGCTGGACACCCAACTCCGGAACAAAGAGTTTTATAGGCCAatccccagccccaaccccaagCTGGAGGATGGATACCCTGCCTTCAAAAGACCTTTCATGACTGCCAAAGACCTGGGACGCCCTGGTTTCTTCCCGTCACAGGACCTGGTGACCACTGCGGAGGACGAATGCAGGTTCACCAGTATCTGCCCTTCCATGTACCCAGTTTCCCATGCTCTGTACCTGGCCCATGGTGACCCAAACCTGGTCCACCAGAGCGCCGACTTTCCATGCCTGCTGGAGCCCCAGCGCCAGCCTGCTGCAGAGGAGGACAAAGGCTACATCCTACTGCCTGGCTGCTCCTGTCCTCATCACTGTAGAGTCAAGGTCCCCATCTTGAACCGATGGGGGCCCTTGATGCCATTCTACCAGTAG